TCGTTGGGCTATCAAGTAGGAAAATGGAACATCAACTTTAGAAGTTCATATTTCGGAGAAGTGACAGCTTGGGAAAAACCATCTGGACAAAACCACCGCAGCCAAACTTTTGGTGGTAAAAACCTTTTCGATGCCTCGGTTGTCTATAATTTCAACAAGCATTTAAGCCTTACTTTGGGAGGAAACAATTTTACCAATGTGTATCCAGATAAAGTGTTTAGCAATTACGCTTCGTATGCCAACGGGCAAGTACCATATACCAGAAATGCGAATCAGTTTGGATTCAACGGTGCATATTATTATGGTAGCTTAACGATTAGGCTTTAAAAATTGTAGTTTAGACAAAATTCAAAATTTGTCTAAACTACCAACTCATCACTCACCATTCGCAACTTTAACTTACCGAGTACAACTAATATATAAATATTTATCATTTGACTAATCTATTATTACTTTTTATCTGCCTAACCATTGGCGTGCTCCTCAGAAGGCTGAAAAGTTTTTCTGAGGATGCTCCAACCGTTTTAAACACCATTATTATTTATGTTTGCTTACCAGCCATTACACTTCTAAATACTACCGAAATTCATTTTAGTAGCAATTTATTCTTACCGATTTTAATGCCTTATCTTATTTATGCGGGTGCTTTTGTGTTTTTTAACCTGATAGCACCTTTGATAAATATAGATTCAAATACCAAGGGAGCATTGATTTTGACGGCAGGCATCAGCAGTATTTCATTTGTCGGTTTTCCGATTTTCGAGGTGCTTTTTGGCAAAGAAGGTTTACAAACGGGTATTTTAATGAGCCAAGCAGGTTCTTTTGTGGTGTGCGGAACATTGGGGATTTTTACGGCATCTTATTACTCTTCGGCCGATTTTTCGATGAAAGCCGTTGTGTTGAATATTTTTAAGTTTCCTCCCTTTTTGGCTTTTTGTGTAGCAATAATCTTAAATATTTCAAATTGGCATTTTCCTTTATGGAGTCAACAGCTTTTAGATAAAATCGGAAATCCTTTTGGCTTTTTAGCTTTACTCTCTATTGGTTTACAAATCAATTTTCAGAAAAAACAATTAGACTTGAATGCTCTTTTTTATGGGTTGTTATACAAATTAATTTTGGCTCCTCTTATCATTTTTTTAGTTTATATCATCATTCTGGGCGAATACACGCCTTTGGGAAAGCTTTGTGTAATTGGAGCAACGTTAGGTTCGATGAATACCGCCACTATTGTAGCAATAACTTATAAGCTCAATCCAACTTTAGCCATACAAATGGTCAGTATAAGCATCCCACTATCGTTGATTAATGTCGCTATTTGGTATGGACTAATGCTTTATTTTTAATCACTCAATTTCTAATTG
The DNA window shown above is from Flectobacillus major DSM 103 and carries:
- a CDS encoding AEC family transporter gives rise to the protein MTNLLLLFICLTIGVLLRRLKSFSEDAPTVLNTIIIYVCLPAITLLNTTEIHFSSNLFLPILMPYLIYAGAFVFFNLIAPLINIDSNTKGALILTAGISSISFVGFPIFEVLFGKEGLQTGILMSQAGSFVVCGTLGIFTASYYSSADFSMKAVVLNIFKFPPFLAFCVAIILNISNWHFPLWSQQLLDKIGNPFGFLALLSIGLQINFQKKQLDLNALFYGLLYKLILAPLIIFLVYIIILGEYTPLGKLCVIGATLGSMNTATIVAITYKLNPTLAIQMVSISIPLSLINVAIWYGLMLYF